Proteins encoded in a region of the Neodiprion virginianus isolate iyNeoVirg1 chromosome 2, iyNeoVirg1.1, whole genome shotgun sequence genome:
- the LOC124297650 gene encoding serine/threonine-protein kinase meng-po, which translates to MKLHEKKESGIHRVQEVALEDLDLTKEYNVEKTLGEGSFAKVLLARHKRTQTRVVLKAVHQELTSEKDFYREFHYSYHLSPHPNILSSYAVAFRAENCYVFAQEYAPFGDLSGNVKAGGLSEDVCKRIGGQLASALDFLHSKQLAHRDVKLENILVFTHDMSKIKLCDFGCTKKEGTLVNRIRCTWVPFLPPEVYEVIKNERYTCKRSADCWQFGIVLFVCLTGNPPWQSADLIQDPDYSAFQRWLKRRTTKIPATFRRFTPRLLRYFRRTFEHKPEKRANVTEINKYLKDSWCVNKLSHSATSTSVDVSESLARRGDSLLYLDTLVDDKNNIDENKNKLRKLLNSYGLETTVDQKVVTKRIWEWVMQCDSNIGEPGLIGGLNSEPM; encoded by the coding sequence ATGAAGCttcacgaaaaaaaagagTCGGGTATTCACCGCGTGCAGGAAGTCGCCCTCGAGGACTTGGACCTCACTAAGGAGTACAACGTGGAGAAGACGCTGGGCGAGGGTAGCTTCGCGAAGGTGCTTCTGGCAAGGCACAAGCGAACGCAAACCCGGGTTGTCCTGAAAGCTGTTCACCAGGAGTTGACGTCGGAGAAGGACTTCTACAGGGAATTCCACTACTCGTACCATCTGAGCCCACACCCGAACATCCTGAGCTCGTACGCAGTGGCCTTCAGAGCCGAGAACTGCTACGTCTTCGCCCAGGAGTACGCGCCGTTTGGCGACCTCTCGGGGAACGTTAAGGCCGGGGGCCTGTCCGAGGACGTGTGCAAAAGAATCGGAGGTCAGCTGGCATCGGCGCTTGATTTCCTACACTCCAAACAGCTGGCGCACCGCGACGTAAAGCTGGAGAACATCCTGGTATTCACGCACGACATGTCGAAGATAAAGCTCTGCGACTTTGGTTGCACTAAGAAGGAGGGAACCCTGGTGAACAGGATACGATGCACGTGGGTGCCGTTTTTACCACCGGAAGTCTACGAGGTGATAAAGAACGAGCGGTACACCTGCAAGCGCAGCGCCGACTGCTGGCAGTTCGGGATTGTGCTCTTCGTTTGCCTGACCGGAAACCCACCATGGCAGAGCGCGGACCTTATCCAGGACCCCGACTACTCGGCCTTTCAGCGTTGGCTCAAGCGAAGGACGACCAAGATCCCCGCTACGTTCAGGCGTTTCACACCCCGGCTGCTCCGGTACTTCAGGCGGACATTCGAGCACAAGCCCGAGAAGCGGGCGAACGTCACCGAGATCAACAAGTACCTGAAGGACTCCTGGTGCGTCAACAAGCTCAGCCATAGCGCTACATCCACTTCCGTCGACGTTAGCGAGAGCCTTGCGAGGCGGGGCGACAGTCTGCTTTACCTCGATACGCTCGTCGACGACAAGAACAACATCGACGAGAACAAGAACAAACTGAGGAAACTGCTCAACAGCTACGGCCTCGAGACCACCGTCGATCAAAAGGTCGTCACCAAGCGGATCTGGGAGTGGGTCATGCAGTGCGACTCCAACATCGGTGAGCCCGGGCTGATCGGCGGACTGAACTCCGAGCCCATGTGA